A stretch of Mucilaginibacter terrae DNA encodes these proteins:
- a CDS encoding sensor histidine kinase — translation MLKSSSAVKLTTYAKIRIWLAVLCASLLLTAIILRITYTPRADFVTNARQLENNLHKRETIVQDLFSGKNFEALKNMPDNDRAALRQIDYITLQNRIWLVTYKKSKVAYWTGIKIIAENPKPYKEGSQFITTSNGYYEAVRKTEGDFTAIAFIFIKSNYSFQNQYLQNNFEPGLSLATNIDVAAISDKDVYHINNISKNYLFAVKINPAKENYSSLGWEIAAWVAALIAFCLLISSICNYFIYKKQTLLAFGVMIGCIVFVRFINLYFNLPDFTHTTELFNPKLFTLNPVFPTFGDFCLNLLFCLWLAIYIYSHRFKIVTKQLSNKTGYAVLIGSIVLLIAVSTGFLLLFRQLVINSNVSFDVKNVLNLSGYSILGVAMACFSFLIFYFLVETLLVITNSINIASKVKLAFFVSAILITTAVSFVFNGTLYYVLWALLVLVRVYAIRKLNGEITAISYVGMIFICALIAAVKLGDFESIKEKEVRKQLVSQLDNGDNSRIIKIFKKVEQQIIEDPELLQYFKRNEHNEGYLKNRFAKRYFDGYLTDYDCKVYEFDGSGNPLVQGGDYALNDFKDMVIFSSFKVSDYFYRESENFGFQSYFAIIPVYDKDNNIGTVIIELRSKPVHANSNFPELLIENQLRADERFKDYSYAFYSDGRLLSQSGSFDYDVVNTDFKGKLKQYLFKSTNSNYSEGADISLVQKLTRYNHLIYQPSLRKVIVVSKPENSLLSNIASLTFFFVVLLLFSAVIIIAAWVWKRITFVKITAQSIRWDFKLNFESPLYKTRIQFSIMLAVVVTLALVGFITYWSIKAQYLEQQDQMMGNKANNIATKFESFFSGGIQRADERTQIRFNNFADNFSADLVYFNKSGVPIISTQPKIYEYGLLGRRMHASAYIMLSRRQKSLLINNEKIAKLSYKTAYVPIRNAQNITIGYLQVPYFSNEADYYERINSFVNSLINIYAFIFVAIGIFAVLVARQITTPLNFIQESLRRTIYGKKNEPIKWERNDEIGALVKEYNNMIAALENSANKLAQSERESAWREMAKQVAHEIKNPLTPLKLGLQLLEKSWKDKDPRFDAKFERFSKSFVEQIESLSSIASEFSAFAKMPDTKMVRLDLFETLGQAVIIFKHMDNLRISYEPPAEPFMINADRDQLLRCFNNLLKNAIEAMPPERFGLVDIFYDITDNHILLRIHDNGNGIPENLRERIFEPNFTTKSSGTGLGLAFVKNSIENAGGKVWYETELNQGTTFYLQFPQIEDKAR, via the coding sequence ATGCTCAAATCTTCGTCTGCCGTTAAATTGACTACCTATGCCAAAATACGTATTTGGCTGGCCGTATTGTGCGCCAGTTTGCTGCTAACGGCCATTATTTTACGTATTACCTATACCCCCCGCGCCGATTTTGTTACCAATGCCCGCCAGTTAGAAAACAATCTCCACAAACGTGAAACCATCGTTCAGGATTTATTTTCGGGCAAGAACTTTGAAGCGCTTAAAAACATGCCCGATAATGACCGGGCGGCACTCAGGCAAATAGATTACATAACTTTACAAAACCGCATTTGGTTAGTTACCTACAAAAAAAGTAAAGTAGCTTATTGGACGGGTATTAAAATAATTGCCGAAAACCCAAAACCATATAAAGAGGGAAGCCAATTTATAACTACCAGCAACGGGTACTACGAAGCGGTTCGCAAAACCGAAGGTGATTTTACAGCAATTGCCTTTATTTTTATCAAAAGCAATTATTCGTTTCAAAACCAATACCTGCAAAACAATTTTGAACCGGGACTGTCGCTGGCAACTAATATTGATGTTGCTGCAATTAGCGATAAAGATGTTTACCACATCAATAATATCAGTAAAAACTATCTCTTTGCCGTAAAAATTAACCCTGCTAAAGAAAATTATTCGTCGCTGGGTTGGGAAATTGCCGCATGGGTTGCGGCCTTAATTGCATTTTGCCTGCTCATAAGCAGTATATGCAATTACTTTATTTACAAAAAACAAACGCTGCTGGCATTTGGTGTAATGATTGGTTGCATTGTTTTTGTACGCTTTATTAATCTTTATTTTAACCTCCCCGATTTTACCCATACCACAGAACTGTTTAATCCTAAACTATTTACGCTAAACCCTGTTTTTCCAACCTTTGGCGATTTTTGCCTCAACCTGCTTTTCTGTTTGTGGTTGGCTATATATATTTACAGCCACAGGTTTAAAATTGTAACCAAGCAGCTAAGTAATAAAACAGGCTATGCTGTGCTAATTGGCAGCATTGTTTTGCTTATTGCGGTATCAACAGGGTTCCTGCTTTTATTCAGGCAACTGGTTATTAATTCAAACGTAAGTTTTGATGTTAAAAATGTGCTCAACCTGTCGGGCTATAGTATACTGGGAGTTGCAATGGCCTGTTTCAGCTTCCTCATTTTTTATTTCCTGGTAGAAACTTTGCTGGTTATCACTAATTCAATAAATATAGCCAGCAAAGTAAAGCTCGCCTTTTTTGTAAGCGCTATATTAATCACTACCGCTGTTTCCTTTGTTTTTAATGGCACGCTTTACTATGTGTTGTGGGCGCTATTGGTATTGGTACGTGTTTACGCCATTCGTAAACTTAATGGCGAAATTACTGCCATATCATACGTAGGTATGATTTTTATTTGTGCGTTAATAGCCGCCGTAAAGCTGGGCGATTTTGAATCCATCAAAGAAAAAGAAGTACGTAAACAGCTGGTATCGCAGCTGGACAACGGTGATAATTCGCGCATCATCAAAATATTTAAAAAGGTTGAGCAGCAAATTATTGAAGACCCCGAACTGCTACAGTATTTTAAAAGAAACGAGCATAACGAGGGCTACCTGAAAAACAGGTTTGCCAAACGATACTTTGACGGTTACCTAACCGATTACGACTGCAAAGTATACGAGTTTGATGGCAGTGGCAACCCGTTGGTGCAGGGTGGCGATTACGCCCTTAACGACTTTAAAGATATGGTAATATTCAGTTCCTTTAAGGTATCTGATTATTTTTACCGCGAGAGCGAAAACTTTGGTTTCCAAAGCTATTTTGCCATTATACCTGTTTATGATAAGGATAACAATATAGGTACGGTTATCATTGAGCTTAGATCGAAACCGGTTCATGCCAACAGTAATTTCCCTGAACTGTTAATTGAAAACCAGTTGCGTGCCGATGAACGCTTTAAAGATTACTCATATGCTTTTTACAGTGATGGCCGCCTGCTTAGCCAAAGCGGAAGCTTTGATTATGATGTAGTAAACACCGATTTTAAAGGAAAGCTCAAACAGTATTTATTTAAATCAACCAACAGTAATTATAGCGAGGGGGCAGATATTTCGCTGGTACAAAAATTAACCCGGTATAACCACCTCATCTATCAGCCCAGCTTACGCAAGGTTATTGTGGTATCAAAACCCGAAAACAGCTTGCTGAGCAACATCGCATCACTAACTTTCTTCTTTGTAGTATTATTGCTGTTTAGTGCTGTAATTATTATAGCTGCATGGGTATGGAAACGCATAACATTTGTTAAAATAACCGCGCAAAGTATCAGGTGGGATTTCAAGCTCAACTTTGAAAGTCCGCTTTATAAAACCCGCATTCAGTTTTCAATTATGTTGGCCGTGGTGGTTACCCTTGCTTTAGTGGGCTTTATTACCTACTGGTCAATAAAAGCGCAATACCTTGAGCAGCAAGACCAGATGATGGGCAATAAGGCCAACAATATTGCCACTAAATTTGAAAGCTTTTTTTCAGGAGGTATTCAACGCGCCGATGAACGTACTCAAATTAGGTTCAACAATTTTGCAGATAACTTTTCGGCAGATCTAGTATATTTCAATAAAAGTGGTGTGCCCATTATTTCAACCCAACCTAAAATTTATGAATACGGTTTATTAGGAAGGCGCATGCACGCATCAGCTTATATTATGCTTAGCCGCAGGCAAAAATCATTGCTCATCAATAATGAAAAAATAGCCAAACTAAGTTATAAAACGGCTTATGTGCCTATACGTAATGCACAAAACATCACCATTGGCTATTTGCAGGTGCCATACTTTTCAAACGAGGCCGATTATTATGAACGCATTAACTCGTTCGTAAACTCGCTCATTAATATTTACGCCTTCATATTTGTGGCTATTGGCATTTTTGCCGTATTGGTTGCCCGCCAAATTACTACCCCGCTTAATTTTATACAAGAGAGCCTGAGGCGCACCATATATGGCAAAAAGAATGAGCCCATAAAATGGGAACGTAATGATGAAATTGGGGCACTGGTAAAAGAATACAACAATATGATTGCGGCACTGGAAAACAGTGCCAACAAACTGGCACAATCTGAACGGGAGAGCGCCTGGCGCGAAATGGCCAAGCAGGTAGCTCACGAAATCAAAAATCCGCTTACGCCGCTTAAATTGGGGCTGCAACTGCTCGAAAAATCATGGAAGGACAAAGACCCGAGGTTTGATGCCAAATTTGAGCGTTTCAGCAAATCATTTGTGGAACAGATAGAAAGCCTGTCGTCTATTGCATCGGAGTTTTCGGCCTTTGCCAAAATGCCCGATACCAAAATGGTACGCCTCGACTTGTTTGAAACCCTGGGCCAGGCTGTTATTATTTTTAAGCACATGGATAACCTGCGCATTAGCTATGAACCGCCAGCCGAGCCGTTCATGATAAATGCCGACCGCGATCAGTTATTACGCTGCTTTAACAATTTGCTTAAAAATGCAATTGAGGCCATGCCTCCCGAAAGATTTGGCTTGGTTGATATTTTTTATGATATAACCGATAACCACATCCTCCTCAGGATACACGATAATGGAAACGGCATACCCGAAAACCTGCGCGAACGCATTTTTGAGCCAAACTTTACCACCAAAAGTTCGGGCACAGGCCTGGGGCTGGCATTTGTTAAAAACTCAATTGAAAACGCCGGGGGCAAAGTATGGTACGAAACCGAACTTAACCAGGGCACAACCTTTTATCTCCAGTTTCCGCAAATTGAAGATAAAGCCAGATAA
- a CDS encoding carbohydrate porin, translated as MKKLFLLLVALHATALLFAQDTTKAQRFNLHFQQTVITQTKPSFSAAYTGQNSLLPGHETATSLTTTLFGGARLWKGAEAYFNTEMSGGSGFSKTLGVAGFPNGETFRVGAAEPKIYIARLFLTQRFEWGKDYDYLTDDANQLAGKKSKRYFSVTAGKFGISDYFDNNSFSHDPRTQFMNWALMSNGAWDYPANTRGYIIGAVAELGQPNWSLRYAFTMVPTEANGSVLDERVGKANTQSLEYEQRYKLNGQDGTVRLLGFYNQGKMGNYREAILRNPAAPDVDAVTGYGHHKYGFGINAEQYLTPDFGVFARAAYNDGKTETWFFTEIDQSLSFGSVLKGTSWKRSNDELGLAFAANGISSAHRDYLAAGGYGFIIGDGKLNYSHELIAELYYKIDAYQHKFWLTPDYQFIVNPAYNKDRGPVNVFAIRAHVEF; from the coding sequence GTGAAGAAACTGTTTTTGCTGCTGGTTGCCTTACACGCCACAGCGCTTTTATTTGCCCAGGATACCACTAAAGCGCAACGCTTTAACCTGCATTTTCAACAAACCGTTATTACCCAAACCAAGCCAAGTTTCAGCGCGGCTTATACCGGTCAAAACAGTTTACTGCCCGGCCACGAAACTGCAACATCATTAACAACCACGCTTTTTGGCGGGGCAAGGCTTTGGAAAGGGGCCGAGGCGTATTTTAATACCGAAATGTCGGGCGGATCGGGCTTTAGTAAAACGCTGGGCGTAGCTGGTTTCCCTAACGGTGAAACTTTTCGTGTGGGTGCAGCCGAACCTAAAATTTATATAGCCCGCCTGTTTTTAACCCAAAGGTTTGAGTGGGGTAAGGATTATGACTATCTTACTGATGATGCCAACCAACTGGCGGGTAAAAAGAGCAAACGCTATTTCTCTGTAACGGCCGGAAAATTTGGCATATCTGATTATTTTGATAACAACAGCTTTAGTCACGACCCTCGTACGCAGTTTATGAACTGGGCTTTAATGAGCAACGGAGCATGGGATTACCCGGCCAATACACGCGGCTATATCATAGGCGCAGTGGCCGAACTGGGGCAACCTAACTGGTCGTTGCGTTACGCCTTTACCATGGTGCCTACCGAGGCTAACGGTTCGGTATTAGATGAGCGCGTTGGCAAGGCCAATACCCAATCATTAGAGTACGAACAACGCTACAAATTAAACGGGCAAGATGGCACCGTGCGTTTGCTGGGCTTTTACAACCAGGGTAAAATGGGCAACTATCGAGAAGCGATTTTACGTAATCCCGCCGCGCCCGATGTTGATGCTGTTACCGGTTATGGCCATCATAAATACGGCTTTGGTATTAATGCCGAACAATATCTTACGCCTGATTTTGGCGTATTTGCCCGGGCTGCCTACAACGATGGTAAAACCGAAACCTGGTTTTTTACCGAGATAGATCAATCATTAAGCTTTGGCAGCGTGCTTAAAGGCACTTCGTGGAAACGTAGTAATGATGAGTTGGGGTTGGCTTTTGCTGCTAACGGCATATCATCGGCCCACAGAGATTACCTGGCTGCAGGTGGCTATGGCTTTATTATTGGCGATGGTAAACTCAATTACAGCCATGAGCTTATAGCAGAGCTTTATTATAAAATTGATGCCTATCAGCATAAATTTTGGCTTACGCCTGATTATCAGTTTATTGTTAACCCAGCTTATAATAAAGACCGCGGACCTGTTAACGTATTTGCCATACGTGCACATGTGGAATTTTAA
- a CDS encoding HD domain-containing protein, whose amino-acid sequence MTPEQLIDSTAHFVRQTLQNAEGGHDWWHILRVWNNAKLIAQTEPADMLVVELAALLHDIADSKFHDGNEDIGPQTAVAFLKEQQVDPIVIEHVEAIIRNMSFKSSFDARVFHSPELAIVQDADRLDAIGAIGIARAFNYGGFKGRELHNPEVQPNLQMSKEEYKKTTAPTINHFYEKLLLLKDKMNTPTARKLAQNRHQYMEGFLEQFYGEFNGQR is encoded by the coding sequence ATGACTCCAGAACAACTTATTGACAGTACCGCCCATTTTGTACGCCAAACCCTGCAAAATGCAGAAGGGGGGCACGATTGGTGGCATATTTTGCGTGTTTGGAACAATGCCAAACTTATAGCGCAAACCGAGCCGGCTGATATGCTTGTAGTTGAACTGGCGGCCTTACTGCATGATATTGCCGATAGCAAGTTTCATGATGGTAATGAGGATATTGGCCCCCAAACGGCGGTTGCTTTTTTAAAAGAGCAACAAGTTGACCCTATTGTTATAGAGCATGTGGAAGCCATTATTCGTAACATGTCGTTTAAATCGAGCTTTGATGCCCGCGTTTTTCATTCACCCGAACTGGCAATAGTACAGGATGCCGACCGCTTAGATGCCATAGGCGCTATTGGTATTGCCCGCGCATTTAATTACGGCGGCTTTAAAGGTCGCGAACTGCACAACCCCGAAGTGCAACCCAACCTGCAAATGAGTAAAGAGGAGTATAAAAAAACTACCGCTCCTACCATCAATCACTTTTACGAAAAGCTTTTGCTATTAAAAGATAAGATGAATACACCAACCGCCCGCAAACTTGCCCAAAACCGCCACCAGTACATGGAAGGCTTTTTAGAGCAGTTTTACGGGGAGTTTAACGGACAGCGTTGA
- a CDS encoding helix-turn-helix domain-containing protein codes for MQKEAHTSKIKSVATNIRKIREYRNYTQEYLAVKLDISQNAYSKIELGYTKITLERLFQIAQILEVDVIELIKANDNEVMVIINSSSLVEN; via the coding sequence ATGCAGAAGGAAGCACATACGAGCAAGATTAAGAGTGTTGCAACTAATATTCGCAAAATCAGAGAGTACCGCAACTATACACAGGAATACCTGGCGGTAAAATTAGACATTTCGCAGAATGCCTACAGTAAAATTGAGTTAGGTTATACCAAAATAACCCTCGAAAGGCTTTTTCAGATAGCCCAGATACTGGAGGTGGATGTGATAGAGCTTATCAAAGCTAATGATAACGAGGTGATGGTAATTATCAATTCCTCCTCGTTAGTAGAGAACTAA
- a CDS encoding THUMP domain-containing class I SAM-dependent RNA methyltransferase translates to MQIYQTESKIIITCNKRLAPYLQQEVEALGFTIKRAFQTGVELVGTVNDCIPLNLNLRCASQILYSLGSFEAADPQRLYNELVQIEWENLIDFNGYFSITSNVNNEHILTPLYANVKVKDAVVDRIKEKKGIRPNSGPELNKAVLHLYWQDDKAEIFVDTSGETLAKHSYRKIPGKAPMLEALAASTIMATGWDRKSTFINPMCGSGTLAIEAALLATDKSPGLFRMNYSFMHFMGYDEQVFFTERRKLKDKAKKETGFRILATDLSEDAVDIAQKNARTAGVEHLIEFSVGDFADTEVPEQPGIVMFNPEYGERLGTHTKLEATYARIGDYLKQKCKGYRGYVFTGNPDLAKKIGLAASRRVEFYNGKLDCRLLEYNIYDGSKREPKKEAE, encoded by the coding sequence ATGCAAATTTATCAAACCGAAAGTAAGATCATCATTACCTGCAATAAACGCCTTGCACCATACCTGCAACAGGAAGTGGAAGCGTTGGGTTTTACCATTAAGCGCGCCTTTCAAACCGGCGTTGAGCTGGTGGGTACCGTTAATGATTGTATTCCGCTAAATCTTAACCTGCGCTGCGCCAGCCAGATATTATACTCACTCGGGAGCTTTGAAGCTGCCGACCCGCAACGCCTTTACAACGAGCTGGTACAAATTGAATGGGAAAACCTGATCGATTTTAATGGTTACTTTTCCATAACTTCCAACGTAAATAACGAGCACATACTCACCCCGCTTTACGCCAACGTTAAGGTTAAAGATGCCGTTGTAGACCGTATTAAAGAGAAAAAAGGCATCCGCCCAAATTCGGGTCCCGAATTAAACAAGGCTGTGCTGCACCTGTACTGGCAGGATGACAAGGCCGAGATATTTGTTGATACCTCGGGCGAAACCCTGGCCAAGCACAGCTACCGCAAAATACCGGGCAAGGCACCAATGCTGGAAGCACTTGCTGCCTCAACCATTATGGCTACAGGCTGGGACCGCAAAAGCACATTTATTAACCCCATGTGCGGGTCGGGTACTTTAGCCATTGAAGCCGCCCTGCTGGCTACCGATAAAAGCCCGGGCTTGTTTAGAATGAATTACAGCTTTATGCACTTTATGGGCTATGACGAGCAAGTGTTTTTTACCGAGCGCCGTAAGTTAAAAGATAAAGCAAAAAAAGAAACCGGCTTTAGAATACTGGCTACCGACCTATCAGAAGATGCAGTTGATATTGCACAAAAGAATGCACGTACCGCCGGTGTAGAACATTTGATAGAATTTAGTGTTGGTGATTTTGCTGATACCGAAGTACCTGAGCAACCCGGCATTGTAATGTTTAACCCGGAGTATGGCGAACGCCTGGGCACGCATACCAAGCTTGAAGCCACCTATGCCCGCATAGGCGACTACCTGAAGCAAAAATGTAAAGGTTACCGCGGCTATGTATTTACCGGCAACCCCGATTTAGCCAAGAAAATTGGCTTGGCTGCAAGCAGGCGAGTTGAGTTTTATAATGGTAAGCTCGACTGCCGCTTACTGGAGTACAATATATACGACGGCAGCAAACGCGAACCTAAAAAAGAAGCAGAATGA
- a CDS encoding DUF3127 domain-containing protein: protein MDIKGKVHEVTPTQQVTESLKKRELIVEYIENPQYPEYIKFEAIQDRCNLLDAVKVGDDVEVFFNLRGRPWTDKTGKKSYFNSLQLWRLNVLSAGAAAATPDYAPPVDINSAPDDDDLPF from the coding sequence ATGGATATTAAAGGCAAAGTACACGAAGTTACTCCTACACAGCAAGTTACCGAATCTTTAAAGAAGAGAGAACTTATAGTAGAATATATAGAAAACCCGCAATACCCTGAGTATATTAAGTTTGAAGCAATTCAGGATCGTTGCAACCTGCTTGATGCAGTGAAAGTTGGCGACGATGTTGAGGTGTTCTTCAACCTTCGCGGCCGCCCATGGACCGATAAAACAGGCAAAAAAAGCTACTTTAACTCATTGCAGTTATGGCGCCTTAACGTACTAAGCGCAGGTGCAGCAGCAGCTACCCCTGATTACGCTCCACCGGTTGACATCAACTCTGCACCGGATGACGACGATTTGCCGTTCTAA
- a CDS encoding sensor histidine kinase, with the protein MKKRSIGLIIGLMGFALLGVVAMQYFFLRQSYHMQSELFDRDVHEALNTVVSKLEKKDANRFIDKRADSMMVKEERKLTKTEVKKNVADSSLNTTATQSRKQHDLRIAKLRDSLKYIMLRTKLDEELYGLPQEEMVNVKIQIEEFVDEYGILHQNRGPLEITKLPPTKHGDKLHKYDTTYQHYLDPQFGPQVVARLRINPYWQREHERKVKERKVAQIRQMLRADSLAKLNQKETEVTLTNFTVMQNLAEEYKNSGQPLKDRINTLWIDSLLRFELHNKGITLPFSYEVSTANNDSLIFSKAYDMVGEKPVFYASETYQTPIFAKDVINDPGKIQLFFPDKNSHILSSMTYMLSISGGLLMVLIVCFGYTIFIILRQKKISEMKTDFINNMTHEFKTPVSTIMIASEALKDQEIIEDKARVTRLADIIYEENARLGSHIERVLNIARIEKNDFKLDKKPVDVNELVTDVLDSMQLKLQKSNAQVDLHLDAEFAVIEADELHFANVIFNLIDNAIKYSNDEPQLTISTLNKGNQLVIRVADKGIGMSRDQQAKIFEQFYRVPTGNLHDVKGFGLGLSYVNTIVKRLEGMISVRSEKEKGSEFELKFNVFA; encoded by the coding sequence ATGAAGAAAAGGAGTATTGGTTTAATAATTGGCCTGATGGGGTTTGCCTTGCTGGGAGTGGTGGCCATGCAATATTTTTTCCTGCGCCAATCTTACCATATGCAATCGGAGTTGTTTGACCGCGATGTGCATGAGGCCTTAAATACCGTGGTATCAAAGCTTGAAAAAAAAGATGCCAATAGGTTTATTGATAAACGGGCCGATAGCATGATGGTTAAAGAAGAGCGTAAGCTTACCAAAACCGAGGTTAAAAAAAATGTTGCCGATAGTTCATTAAACACCACAGCCACACAAAGCCGTAAGCAGCATGATTTGCGTATTGCCAAATTACGCGACAGTCTTAAATATATCATGCTTCGCACCAAACTTGATGAAGAGCTTTACGGGCTTCCGCAAGAAGAAATGGTGAATGTAAAAATTCAGATTGAAGAGTTTGTTGACGAATATGGTATACTGCACCAAAACAGGGGGCCGCTTGAAATAACTAAGCTTCCGCCAACCAAACATGGCGATAAGCTGCACAAATACGATACTACATACCAGCATTACCTCGATCCGCAGTTTGGTCCGCAGGTAGTGGCACGCCTCAGGATTAATCCCTACTGGCAGCGCGAGCATGAGCGCAAAGTAAAAGAACGCAAGGTTGCCCAAATTAGGCAAATGCTGCGTGCCGATTCACTGGCCAAGCTAAACCAAAAGGAAACTGAGGTAACGTTAACCAACTTTACGGTTATGCAAAACCTGGCCGAAGAGTATAAGAACTCGGGCCAGCCGTTAAAAGACCGCATTAACACGTTGTGGATTGACTCCCTGCTGCGTTTTGAGTTGCACAATAAAGGCATAACACTGCCCTTTAGTTATGAGGTGAGCACCGCTAATAATGATTCGTTGATATTTTCTAAAGCGTATGATATGGTGGGCGAAAAGCCTGTATTTTATGCCAGCGAAACTTACCAAACCCCTATTTTTGCCAAAGATGTAATTAACGACCCGGGTAAAATACAGCTGTTCTTCCCCGATAAAAATTCGCATATATTGAGCAGCATGACTTACATGCTCAGCATTAGCGGGGGTTTATTAATGGTACTGATTGTTTGCTTTGGCTATACCATATTTATCATCCTGCGTCAAAAGAAAATTTCGGAAATGAAAACCGATTTTATTAACAACATGACGCATGAGTTTAAAACGCCGGTTTCAACCATTATGATTGCCAGCGAGGCGTTAAAAGACCAGGAAATTATTGAAGATAAAGCCCGCGTAACCCGCCTGGCCGATATTATTTACGAAGAAAATGCCCGTTTAGGTAGCCATATTGAGCGTGTACTGAATATTGCCCGCATTGAAAAGAACGACTTTAAGCTCGACAAAAAACCTGTCGATGTTAACGAACTGGTAACCGATGTGCTGGACAGTATGCAGCTTAAATTGCAAAAAAGCAATGCTCAAGTTGATTTGCACTTAGATGCCGAGTTTGCCGTTATTGAAGCCGATGAACTGCACTTTGCCAACGTTATATTTAACTTAATTGACAATGCCATTAAGTATAGTAACGATGAGCCTCAACTAACCATAAGCACGCTTAATAAAGGCAACCAACTGGTTATACGTGTGGCCGATAAAGGCATAGGCATGAGCCGCGACCAACAGGCAAAAATATTTGAGCAATTTTACCGTGTACCTACCGGTAACCTGCACGATGTTAAAGGCTTTGGTTTAGGTCTGAGCTATGTAAATACTATTGTTAAACGCCTGGAGGGTATGATAAGTGTACGATCAGAAAAGGAAAAAGGCTCCGAATTTGAACTAAAATTCAACGTTTTTGCATGA
- a CDS encoding response regulator transcription factor, producing MKKILLVEDDPNLGTLLQDYLQLKGKFDVVLCKDGDAGLKEFTKSEYDLLILDVMMPKKDGFTLGKEIRKMNEHVPIIFATAKGMIEDKTLAFNLGGDDYITKPFRIEELLLRINALLKRAASGSAEEEKPTTFKIGKYDFDFTSQVITADGVVQKLSTKEAGLLRLLCLKKNEVLTREEALLNIWNDDNYFNGRSMDVFLSKIRKYLKDDSRVEIINVHGRGYKLLVN from the coding sequence ATGAAGAAAATACTATTGGTAGAAGACGACCCTAACCTGGGCACCCTATTGCAAGACTACCTGCAACTTAAAGGCAAATTTGATGTGGTGCTGTGTAAGGATGGCGATGCCGGGTTAAAGGAGTTTACCAAAAGTGAGTATGATTTACTGATTTTAGATGTAATGATGCCTAAAAAAGACGGCTTTACCCTGGGTAAAGAGATACGCAAAATGAATGAGCACGTGCCCATAATTTTTGCCACCGCCAAAGGCATGATCGAAGATAAAACCCTGGCCTTTAACTTGGGTGGCGATGATTATATTACCAAACCTTTCCGCATTGAAGAGCTGCTGCTGCGCATTAATGCCCTGTTAAAACGCGCTGCAAGCGGAAGTGCCGAAGAAGAAAAACCAACCACTTTTAAAATTGGCAAGTACGACTTTGATTTTACCTCGCAGGTGATAACTGCTGATGGTGTTGTGCAAAAACTATCTACCAAAGAAGCCGGCCTGCTGCGCCTGTTATGCCTGAAAAAAAACGAGGTGCTCACCCGCGAAGAAGCCCTGCTCAACATCTGGAACGACGACAACTACTTTAACGGCCGCAGCATGGACGTGTTTTTGAGCAAAATACGCAAGTACTTAAAAGATGATTCGCGCGTGGAAATTATTAATGTGCATGGCCGGGGGTATAAGTTACTGGTGAATTAA